A region of Candidatus Methylomirabilota bacterium DNA encodes the following proteins:
- a CDS encoding helix-turn-helix domain-containing protein: protein MVDFASKTGDIEAAPETGIAPVSLKHIAREAAHAAEREVILQVLERTEWNRVRAARLLEISYRALLYKIKNFGLRPTRRPVPRHDRFGPLDWA, encoded by the coding sequence ATGGTCGATTTCGCGAGCAAGACCGGTGACATCGAGGCCGCGCCGGAGACCGGGATCGCGCCCGTATCGTTGAAGCACATCGCCAGGGAAGCGGCGCACGCGGCGGAGCGCGAGGTCATCCTGCAGGTGCTCGAGAGAACCGAGTGGAATCGGGTGCGGGCGGCCAGGCTCCTGGAGATCAGCTATCGCGCCCTGCTCTACAAGATCAAGAATTTCGGCCTTCGACCGACGCGACGGCCGGTGCCCAGACACGACCGGTTCGGCCCGCTGGACTGGGCCTGA
- a CDS encoding alpha/beta hydrolase, whose protein sequence is MPSFRHRDATLYYEETGRGFPILTFAPAGLQSTIEVWGRPAAPINPIIELGGSFRVIAMDQRNAGGQSRAPITAQDGWPTYTGDHLAVLDHLGIDRCHLYGQCIGGSFIMSMLKARPDRVASAVLAQPIGRVGPMPATRSARFEAWVESVKDHPEATPAVLDAFYRNMYGPDFVYCADRAFAATCRTPCLVLAGNDEAHPFPISEELAKLLPRCELIPEWKTGPALTSARARVRAFFLEHTPAG, encoded by the coding sequence ATGCCCAGCTTCCGTCACCGCGACGCCACCCTCTACTACGAGGAGACCGGGCGGGGATTCCCCATCCTCACGTTCGCGCCGGCGGGACTGCAATCGACCATCGAGGTCTGGGGCCGTCCCGCCGCGCCGATCAATCCGATCATCGAGCTGGGCGGGAGCTTCCGGGTGATCGCGATGGACCAGCGCAACGCGGGCGGCCAGTCGCGGGCCCCGATCACCGCGCAGGACGGCTGGCCCACCTACACCGGCGACCACCTCGCGGTGCTCGATCACCTCGGAATCGATCGCTGTCACCTCTACGGCCAGTGCATCGGCGGGTCCTTCATCATGAGCATGCTGAAGGCCCGGCCGGACCGGGTCGCCTCCGCGGTGCTGGCCCAGCCGATCGGGCGGGTCGGGCCGATGCCGGCGACGCGCTCGGCGCGATTCGAGGCCTGGGTCGAGTCGGTGAAGGACCACCCGGAGGCCACGCCGGCGGTCCTCGACGCCTTCTACCGGAACATGTACGGGCCGGACTTCGTCTACTGCGCGGACCGGGCCTTCGCCGCCACCTGCCGGACGCCGTGCCTGGTGCTGGCCGGCAACGACGAGGCGCATCCCTTCCCGATCTCCGAGGAGCTGGCGAAGCTGTTGCCTCGCTGCGAGTTGATCCCGGAGTGGAAGACCGGCCCGGCGCTCACGTCGGCGCGCGCCCGCGTCCGGGCGTTCTTCCTCGAGCACACGCCGGCAGGGTAG